A stretch of DNA from Pseudoliparis swirei isolate HS2019 ecotype Mariana Trench chromosome 5, NWPU_hadal_v1, whole genome shotgun sequence:
GAAACATTTGTTATGCCTAAACTGCAGATAACTGTTCAACTGAGGCTGGTACTGTGGCAGTCTGTCACGACTGTGTACAGTGTAACACATAAAGCTGTTGTTTCTTTGCCCGTGGCTCCAGCATCAAATCATTCTTTGCACTGTGCAGTTTATCTGAGATGAACATCTTGATATTCTCTCCCTCCGCTGTCTTTACCTTTCAGCCTCCTCCGCCCTTCAGACCCTTCTGCGTAGTGATTATCGGCTTAACATATTGTGGGAACTTTACCCATTCTACAGCTCCCTTAACAGAATCTCTCAAACGTGtggatgataaaaaaaaaaaagacttgacAGATGTGTAGGAGACCCGGTTATTCACTACCTTTTTCAGATTGCCTTAATCTGATACATGCCATGAGTCATCACCCAATTGTATGTGCTCTTTGTGTTGTTGGCCCTGAGCACTCTGGCGTGGATTTATTTATTGCCTCCCtccatcacaacacacacacacacacacgcacaaacacacgcacacacacacacacacacacacactcaaacacacgcacaggcgGTTTCATCTGGTGTAACACTGGCAGCCTTTCAAAATCATATGCattaatttttaattaaaatctaAACTTGGGTGTTTTGCAGCCGAATATTTAATATTACCAAGAGACACTGGAGGGTTCGATGTATAATTCATTTCTCATCACTCAGCCTGATTGTCTTCACATTGTTTCTACCTGACCTGAACTTATCTGAATGTTTCACTTTTTCTATTTGGAAGTTAATGCATTTACTCCGAGGTCCACTGAATGCAATATTACCTCCTATTAACGATGGGCGGCTGTGTTCGTggaaaatacacattatttgCCTGGTTTGTTCTGAATTGTGTTTTTAGATAATTCATTAACGGTGCATACACTGCTAGTCATAAAAGTAGAAACAATAATGAAAAAGAGGTGAGCAGAGAAGTCTAAGAATTATTATTGTAAGGAAGCGATGTAAAGGAGGAATTATTTGGATCACACCTCTCTCAAAGAAATTGACATGTAAAGAATCTTGTCTGTACTTTTTAAACTGGTGATTCACTAAATAACCTGAACGGACGCTTATTGTAAAAAGGGCacctttttatattttgcttgaTGAATATTGTGAACAAAAACAGAAACTGTGCCTCATAATGTGTCGCAGGGACATTGAATTGTGTCCCTGCCCTATATTTGCTGCCCATGGCTTGTGTACACAGTGATGATATTATAGTTGCCTGATTACATAAGAGTCCCagatgaatcacacacacaagtgcaaACAAAATTTGTTCAGTACATTTAATTGTTAATTAATTCATTGCACATTTTGCTCAAGTGCAGTCATACTCAATgtaaagctttaaaaaatacaatctcAGTCATCTCTGACGTGACATGAGTGCTTTCATgtagattattttttaaacaaaatacaGTATATGACAGATAAACCTTTTCTTAAGTGTTGAATTCTTTGATAAATCTGTAAAGTAAACACTGAGAAACAGGGCAGCATAACTGGTCAACGTCAAAGatactttcattcatatttagGTAGCGTGACTGTCGACAAAATACATGTGCATTTCCTTTTGCCTGTGTAAACACAATTGTGTCTTAATACATATTTTCTCCTTTGATTTGTAGAGTGTGACATACTGTACTACCCTTTCAAAGAGAGCCGTCACATTAACCGAGTATGAATAACCCTTTTCTGTTGGCACCTGAATTATCATAAACACcactctggagcagcagcacttTGTTTTGCCCGCTCTACATCGCAGACATGTCCACCAATCTTCCCTTTAGAAATAGTTTGACAGGTTTACAAtacttaacttttttttctcaaattaaaaaaatagtttggtTCATCGACTGTACACAATACCAAAAAACAATGTGCTTTTCCCCATATAGTGTATAGTGCTGAGTTTGATATGTCCTCCTTCGGCTGTAGTTACAGTGCGCCCGTCTCGCTTTCTTTTTGAGGCGGGTGGCAGTCACAGGTTGAATCACGGCGGCCTCTTTCCATGAAACTTTCGGTGTCTGTACCTGCCGTTCTTTTCCTTCGCCACGTTGACGCAGGCGTTGTGCTTGTTGCTCTGCAAGTGGTTCCAGTACTTGATGAGTTCGTTGGGGTGGAACTGATGGGACGTGATCAGGTGGCTGTACTTACAACTGGAGTAAGACACCCGCCAATGGTTGAAGAGGAACTCGTTGGGAGGGGGCGCCGGGTCGATGCGCAGCTTCGCCAGGCAGATCCCCACGTACACGTCCTCCAGGTGCAGCCTGCGTATGCTGAGCGAGGCCTGGTAGATCAGCTCAGCCATGTCCCCTGAGAACACGTAGCCCGTGCCCGAGCAGAATATCGGGTAGCGCTCACTCGGGTACAGCTCCGGCGGCATGTACCACTTGCTGTCCTTGTTTCGGTTCGGTGCATAGCCCCTCATCAGGTAGCCGGTGAAGTACCGCTGCTTGGGCGGCAGCTCGGGCTTCAGCAGCTTTTGGATGAGATACTCTGTATTGACAAACATGTCGCTGTCTGTCTTCATCACATAGGAGGCGTGTGGGCAATAGGTGGCCACCCAGTTCATACCCATCAGGGTTTTAATGGTCAGGTTGTAGTAAGTGTCCTGATAGTCCTGCTGGATGATGTCGAGATGAATGCGACTCTCTTCCTCGATGCTGCTCTGGAGGTAGGTGTCTGAGCTCTTTCCTGTGCCGAGCAGGAAAAGACGGACACACCCCAGGCCCATTGCTATGCTCTCATTCCCCCATGTCTGACGGATGGCGTTGCGGGCATCGGCCTGGCCAGGTTCTGCGGcaatgaggatgatgaggaaggGCATGCTGTCCCTGCACTTGAACGGCTCGTTCAGGATGTAGCGGTAGGGCTGAGCGCTGAGCCTCCCTCCCACACCCATCTCCTTCTGTAAACTGTTGTTGGTGCTCATCGAGTCCCCGAGCCCCATAACGCCCGTCctgcttcctccacctcctgcagTCTCCCCCGTTGCCCCATCCGCCTGCTGGGAGCTGAGGTTGAGCAGAGGCTTTGGGGCCACATACCCCGTCTCCCTCCACAGGCTCCTCAGGGAGCTGCTCTGGTTGGCTTCTCCCTTTGGGCTGCGGAAGCCCCGGACAGTGTAGGCCAGCGGGTTCTCCCGGGGTCCACTGCGTCCCGGCAGCCAGTCCTGGTGGCTGAAGAATAGGAAGAGGGTGAAGAGAAGAGCCAGCGAGAGGAGGCCGGCCACATGGGTCCGGAAGAGCGAACGCTTGACAGTCCAGGTCATCTTGATGGGACAGCAGTGCCGCCGTCTCCACTGCATGGTGCAGATCGGGGTCGCAGGAAGCTGCTGCTCGAGAatggacggcggcggcggcggcggtcacACACAGTCGCCTCAAACATGTGGTTACCAACAGTCAGAGGGTTATCTGAGCTGTTAGATGGCTTGTAGTGAGCCCCCTGGTGCAGTCAGGGGAGGGTTGAGCCCCCAAGTGCAGCTTGCAACAGGGTTAAAGGGGCTCCTGATGGCGCTAGGAAGGCGATGATTCTCTGGCCATGGAGGCTTCTTCCAGGCTCTTCCTTGGCACTGTAGACAAACACAAGGTCATGCTCTATGTCTCCCCTCCTTCAGGTTATGATACGCATCACCTCCTCTGTGTTTGCTCTCTCTAATCTGAaacgaaaaaaagaaagaaagaaacatgagAAAACCGTTTTGGCAGTACCTCAGATTCCCTGGCACTGAGCCACGTGGCAATTATCTGAGATGCAGATGTGTTTTTCATTCTACTTGTGGGGAGAGCCGAGCATATTTGAAAATCGTTTTATTCATGGTTTGTTTTGACAAAGTAATTCTGAATTAATTTCTTCCAGAAGCAAAGGCCCCAATTAGACGCGTGGTCCATGATGGTGAATAACACCTTTTTAAGTTGACTTAACATTTTGAAAGTAGGAAAGTTGAATCAATGACAGCTTTGTAGCATCGTTGAATGGACATGgacgtaaaaaaaataaaacagcacGCTCTGGGGATGTGGCTTGCTgaggaaaaaaatggaaattcAGAGAACAGCGTTGCCAGTGGCATAAGTGAAGGTTGCTGCTGTAAATGATACTGTGCGTTCAGTTCATCGGTAGCTGGTCATAGAGGTGCATCCAGTTGTGTGCCGAGTTGTTGAAATTCAGGATAACATACATTTTCAGAGGAAAGGgtcactgtgggtcagtggttagcaggtctgtctttcaatcaggggttggcggttcaatcccgcCCTACTCGATGTGTCTTAGAgcgagacacttaaccctgatttGCTCGCTGTAACTGTTTCTACGGCTGAGGAATCTAGcatgattgtaagttgctttggataagagcatcagctaaatgtaatgtaaatgaatATCATAGTAAAAACAATTGTTTTGCACATCGTCCTATTActtcaaacaataaaaaagtCCATTTCCTTAATCATCATGAACACATTTCACATCTATGACTATGACAAGAATGAGAAAATACTCAAATTCTTCGTTGAAACTATGAGCTGGTTGTCTGTTGCTGGGCTTGGTGAGCTGGTGGTTGCTTCTCGCATGTCATTATTCAGCGTAATGCCTGAGGCAGGAGTATAAATTGCAAGTTTGCGCAACGTGATGCCGGCTCAGGCTACACTGAGCCGCTTGGGCAAGCGAGTATCATCAGCCCCCTGCCGCGCGGCGACAGCTAGGGCGGAGATGCTTCTGTCAAAGGGGGTTTTCAGGGTCCAGCGGGCAGTGGTGGCGACGCCCGAGCCAGCCTCCGGCCATAACGGCCTTCACCCGCCATACAGCTTCCACCTTCCGCTTATCAATGCTGCCTATACCGTCTAGTTGAGAACACCCGGGCCGCTCGATTTCTCCCACGGCCATGAACGCAGACCCGTGCAAgagaacatgcacacacacacaacacatgcgGCAAGGCAGACCAAATGTGATGCCAATGATCGCATCTGTTGCCCACGGCGAGTTGCGCGCCAAGGGAAGCACAAAGGCGCTCACGTATGCGCACCCTGATTCGCTAACTCACTTAGGCAAAACAATCAGTTTGCACAAGCACAAAAATGTACTGTGCGTTGCACATAATCATATGCACACCAAATACTGCAGTGCACACACaatctatttatttgtgtgcgttCACGGACCCAACCGACTGCAGATCAGACGTAATGGTACAAACAACAAACGCACGGCACACAATGTCACTCTTGTGACTGTAGACCCACACAAAAGATGGATGTGCTAATCACACGTAATTATATCCACACGAGAAACATGCGGCATCGCTGCTGTCTTcaatgatgacacacacacacacatacacacacacacacacacacagattatgtCAACAGAAACTTGCAAGTTAAACTCGTGACTATTAatgtagcagcagcagtgcaAGTCTTGACTCCATCCCTGAGTGCGTTCATTTACCGACTGCCTGCTTGGCCAATTTGTTTATTTGCGAAGCTTTTTAATAATTTGCGGCCTccgtaaaaatacaaataaatgcattattCTGCGTGAACACTATACGTGTTagctttgtgtgaagcagatatTCTCAACTTCCCATTTTTATTACCTGCTATGTTAGTTCATTCATCATGACAACTGGCAAGGAACGCAATAACCTTTTCAAGCGAGTGTGCTTACCCAGCGCGAGCAATTACAGAAGTATGAGAGGGGCAAGGGTCGGCTTTGTTTTAAAGGTTAACATACTTTACATCGAAGCATATCCAACGCTTGAGAGATTCCTCCTGTCAATTAAATGAACATCTAGTTACGTGAGCTCTGATGAAGTATGCATGTCCAGAGGGGCTCGTAAACACATCGATGCACAGAAGGACACACGCGTGTATTGGATGCCCACACGCCTGCAATCACATGCAGATCACCGTGAATGGTGTGACACGAGGAGTATCAGCctttgggcttttttttctttcactggGAGAACAGACATCCAGACATTTGCTGTTGAGCAGTTCCATTTAATCTGCCGATGCTTATCCTCATTAATTCATTTTCCTGCCTCCCAATCAATGTCACTTTTATGGAAACCAATTAGTTACACTAGCACTAATTAAAGCCCCAGCGATTCCGAGGCGGTCAATAATCTGAACGAAGGCTGGGCCGGTGACACAGTGGTGACACACGAGGCATATATTAGAGTGTTTTTCTCTGTCACGATATCAGCCCCGGACTTGGAGGAAAACAATACAGTAAACGGAGCAAATAGGTTCCACGGTGAGGTATGAATACCATTCGCCctgccttctttttttccacgcCTAAGCAGTCGGGcctgtttttttcctccacatTCTGTGCAATGCATGGAAAACAAGCTTTGCTGATGGCGATGGGTATGTGACCTTCATTCAGTGAGGCAGTGCACTTTGTGATAGTGACACATTTTCCTCAAGACACTTAACAGCTACGATTTGTGAGCCATTTGGAGTGGCAGTTCACTGAAGTTAAAGGTTGAATTATGTTTATTAAAACAGGCCTGACTGAGTTTTCCAACTATCTGTCTAAACCTTACAGACATGCAGTTTACTATCACATATGGTCGTGGGGTTGATCACCACCAACACGGAAATAGtttattctttgttttattgtatttaacaACTTAAGCACCAATCCGACTTTTGAAGTAGTGTCCGTATTTTCAGCTTTACTCACAAATTCAGATCAAAAACatagggatgttgtatgtgtacagattgttaagccctctgaggcaaatttgtaatttgtcatTTTGGGTGACAagaaattaactgaattgaatatttacCTAAAATAATGCAGCTGGCATCTGtgattttattattacattttctctCTGGACTCGCCACGGTTCTCAGATTGCTCATGCCAATTCTCCATTTGATGCTTTATCGTAGTCTGGTGAGTTGTTATGCCCAATACATATGGCCAACACTGAGCAAGGAGGGCAGAGTCTGAAATTCTGTTAAATGTCAGACTCTGCCCTGGCTCTCTATTATTAGTATTCCACTTGAGAGACAAAAACCAAACCTAAATCTCACGCCATCTCTTTGTCTATGGAAACAACTTAAGATTCAATCAGTCACTTTCTTTTTGAGATCTCTCTTCCCATTGCTATTGCATATGTTGCAAAGCAATGAATTTAAAGAATTTCACATCTGCTTTTGTTCTCACAAGGTCATGCTGAGCTCATCTTAAAAAGGAATCGTCCAAAGTGTTCAGTCCCCGGTTTTAGAGCAGTCACTTGAAAGTAATAAAGCTGCTATTGAGTTCCCCTCATTGTTGCTATGGTATAGTTGTAATGTGTTATTGTCCCCGTCACTTTACTCCCCTATTCAGCTGCCTACAACCTCAAAAGTCATTTTCTGACCGATATTTATGAGCACCTGTTTATGCATTATTTTGGCTAACTATGACAACTGTTTAAGTTTTACTTTCAGCTAACTATTCACAActctgtatttattacctttgaGCTAATCAAGTAGAGATGCACCAATACCGATATCGGTGTGATAACTAGCTAAATCGGGTGCCGATCTGGTATTGATAACCATTATTTTACTAACGATTCAGAACatttaggcatgtttttgttccATTTTGTTTCTCTAAATTAGGATCACAATGGGCGTGCCTGATTGCCTTACCCAATGATGCGTATTAATTCAATACTGGGAGAAGATTGGTACTCGGCAGATACCCAAAGTATGGCTCTCGATATCCAGACTAAAAATGTTGGGTGCATCCCTAATTTTAACTGTTTATCCATTACTTTTAGGTCATTCCGGTGAAAAATGTGCCACATGCACATTATTCACTTCCCCaagcaaaaagacacaaaagaggAAGGAAAACTAAATCATGCCTTTATTTTTGTTGACTCTGCAGATATAACACTAAATGAGAAGTTGATCTATAGGAGAACAGATATTTGAAACCAATACAGAATGCATGAGAAACTTACTGCATTATATTCCACTATATCTTTATATGTGGAATTGCCACCTGTCTCCTGAATCTTGTGTTTTCAATtatatgacattttcatgatACATTTTTGCATGAAGATTAACCGGAATGCAGGAAATGAAATGTTTGATGCTCAAATTGTCCTAATGTACAGTTTCCTTTGCTAACTCACTTATTTGGTTGCTTTCTAACGAGTTGTAAGGACTCTTAATCGCTCTCAATGTTACAACTTATTCAATAGACTTACTTGTTCTTCCGAAATACTCCATAGTTTTTCCACGTAGCCCCTGGACACGACAGAAGCAGAGGGAGATTTATATATTGGATAAATAATTTCAATGTCAAGTATTAGGCATTTGCCAatgttacttatttatttatctatttctgAACGATAAAATGTGTATTGCAATGAATTTGTCCAGCTTTTGAGTTAAGTGACACTGTCCACtgattatattttgttttcctttgtttGTATCTATATAGGCCGACATACTTGAGTTCACTCTTTGTGATATGTTTATCACAGATATTTGAGTTTCATCTGCTGAGTTTCAAAAGATCTGAAATTTAGcccacacacaaaatacaatgGAAGTGAATCAAAGTCGTGGTGCTCGAAGCGATAACATTACCGCAACATCGCCTTCCAAAACCCAGTGCTATTGTTTATTTGGATAATAAGACTTATGTGTAGGCACACAGTTTTCaagacaacaaaacattttatccAAGAAATGGTCACAATAAAAGgctgtcaaaaataaataataagtttGTTGGGGTATAggcctgtttttaaatgttgttcgGTGTAGCCTGATAGGATAGGACCTTTGGGAGGAAGTGTTGCAGAGCAGATGAGTGACACTTGATGGCcagctgtgtttttttgtttttttacccttCATCACACACAGGCTGGTCAGATCTAGGCCAGGCCACGAGAGCCCCCCATCAACAAACATGATCATCAAATCCTTAAAGGGTCCATTCAATCAAatgacaacatatatatatatatatatatatatatatattctctttccttctctcgaGATAGCAAGCCATATTTTCCAGTTCTGACAATCTCTGCCTCAACCTCAGTAAAATAGAGGAATGTATTTTTTGGGGATAGAAACTGTTTCATGCCACAtccatacatc
This window harbors:
- the b3galt2 gene encoding beta-1,3-galactosyltransferase 2, with translation MQWRRRHCCPIKMTWTVKRSLFRTHVAGLLSLALLFTLFLFFSHQDWLPGRSGPRENPLAYTVRGFRSPKGEANQSSSLRSLWRETGYVAPKPLLNLSSQQADGATGETAGGGGSRTGVMGLGDSMSTNNSLQKEMGVGGRLSAQPYRYILNEPFKCRDSMPFLIILIAAEPGQADARNAIRQTWGNESIAMGLGCVRLFLLGTGKSSDTYLQSSIEEESRIHLDIIQQDYQDTYYNLTIKTLMGMNWVATYCPHASYVMKTDSDMFVNTEYLIQKLLKPELPPKQRYFTGYLMRGYAPNRNKDSKWYMPPELYPSERYPIFCSGTGYVFSGDMAELIYQASLSIRRLHLEDVYVGICLAKLRIDPAPPPNEFLFNHWRVSYSSCKYSHLITSHQFHPNELIKYWNHLQSNKHNACVNVAKEKNGRYRHRKFHGKRPP